From the Orcinus orca chromosome 7, mOrcOrc1.1, whole genome shotgun sequence genome, the window ACACAGAGCAACTTGATAAAATCACCCTTAAGAGTTCTGAGAAATTACCTTTACATGAAGGGCTTAGCCCctgtattaataaatatttttatagaactGTCCCTTCCAGAGACTGACCTAATTGTATAGTCAAAAGAAAAGTTCGATAAAGAGATCAAGGTTCTTATCTATGAACTTCACAAACCTCAGAACTGGTACGGTAGGATATATGTCTCGGAAATACCAAAGTACTTCACTTGGGAACCTCAAAGGAAGAAGCCCTCCTGTGGCTGCTTCTACAGATTTATCGGGCCATCAGCCAGGTGTCATCTCCTGTGCCCTGACCCCTCCCTCCTAGGAGTGCACTCCCTAGAGAAGCcgtagggaggagagagaaggcgcGGGGGCAGGGGAACAGAATTCGAGCGCAAGGTTAAAAGCAATTTTGTCTTCTGACTTTTGTCACCATGAAACGCACCTGCTGTGATGTCCAGTTGAGCTACTGGAGGTCCTCTGGCGGCTTCTGGAAACTGATGCTGGCATAGGCGCTTAAATCCTCGCTGGAGCGGCTGGTGGAGCCGCTCTCGCTGCGTCCCAGAGGCTGatgagggggcgggggaggagaagGCTGCGGCTGAGCGGGGCGCTCTTGAGGGCTCTGGTTGAAGTCCTTGACCAAATCCAGGTCTATGTAGTTAAGCCCATTCTCCAAACCCCCGGCGGCCCCGCACACTTGGGCCAGCTCCTTGGGGGCTCCCCCGAGCTCCCCAGGCCGCAGCCACACGTTCTCAAAGGAAGCAGAGCTGTGGCGTTTCACGTCCTCcgtgctgctgctgccaccaccgccGCCCCCGGCTGCAGCCCCCGCTCCGAAGGGCACCGTGTTGCCTGCCCGCGTGGCACTGGGCGTCGAGGAGAAGGTCTCGGAGCTGTGCCGCCTCCTGCACCCTTGCGGGTCGGCACGGATCACTTTGGCACTCTGGTTGCGGTTGGGACTGAGGTTCACCCGCGTGAAGGCACTCGAGCCCCCGGGTCCCTGCGGGCCTCCCAGCAGGGAAGAGCGGGCCGCCAGCTCCTCTGCTCCTTGAGGCGCGGCGGGGGAAGCAGAGGCCTTCGAGGATGAGGAGGGCGTGGCCGCGGCGGCCCCAGGCAGGCTGGCCTCCTCCACGAGGCCACCGCCGCCGGTCCGCATGTCCGCATAGCTGATAGGGGCGACTGGCGAGGTGTCCACGTAGCTCTGCCGGGGACAGCCCATCTGCATGGTCATGTAGTCACCCCGGCTACTGGGCACTGCCCTGGTGGGCCTGCACACGCTAGCAGCTCCAGGGGGTGCCGGGCCCATGCTGCCCGGCTGGACCCCAGCGCTCTCCCGCCAGGCGGCCCTCCGGCCCGGCCCCAGGTCCATGTTCATGTACTCTTCCGCGCCCGTCTCCTCCTCTCTGGGAGCCGGCTGGAGCTGGGATGGACACCGGACAGAAGGCGAGCTGTGGGAAGCCCCGGGGCCTGATAAGTAGCCCGGCTGATCGCTCCCAAATTCAATATTCACATATTCCCCTGGGCTCTTGGGCTCCGGAGGGGGCAGCaggggcggcggcggctgcggctgGGGCTGCGGCTGCTCTCGGGCCCGGGGTAAGGTGCTGGCCTTGGGATCCCCCAGGGACAGCCTCGTGGGCCGGGCCAGGCGGCTGTTGGTCTGGGCAGCTGTGTCCACCTTTCGAGGCAGATGGGGCTGCAGGACCTGATGGTGGAGATGCGGGAGGCCGGGCTCGGGCCTAGCCGCGCAGTATCCCCCGCCCAGGCTGTCGCTGCTGGTGGACGAGGAGGAATCTTCCGCCGCCGCAGCATAGAGAAGTCGACCCGAGCTGGAGGAAAGGCGGAGGTGCTGGTGCCGGGCGCCCTCCTCCAGCTCCCCGGGGCGCTGGGTGTGCTTAAAGGACCTTGGCAATGAGTAGTAGGAGAGGACTGTCTTGTGCTGGGGGTCCTCAGGCCCACAGTAGCAGTCGGAAGGGCTGCTGGTGTTGGAGTCCCCCACTGGCGACATGTTCATGTAGTCACCCGTACAAGACAACAGCTTGCCGCTACTGCTCTCCACAGGGAGTTTGGGGTGTGGCAGGGCGTGAGAGTGGTGGCCCCCTACCCCATTCGTCCAGAGCTTGCCATAGCTGCTCCCAGAAGGGGCGGcaccgctgctgccgccgctgctGGGCCCGCCTCCAATGTCAGGAGAGCAGCTGCCGCTTGGGGACATCATCATGTAGCCATTGGGGTCCACTCTCTGGGGATGGCGTCTGATGGGGTTGATGATCTGCTGAGGGGCAGACACGCTCTTGGGGCTCATGGGCATGTAGTCCCCACTGCCCTTTCGGCTCCCGGGCACTGGGGCCACCCCTGGGGACATGGGCATGTAGCCATCATCGGTGTGGAggttggaggtgtctgggcggtgGTGGCCCACACGCCGCTCCAAGGGGTGCATTTCCAGACCCTCCTCTGGGTAGGAGTGGGTGGGCACGAAGGCGGAGTGCCGGTAGCTGGGCACTCGGCCTCCACTGCCACCTCCTGGTGGGTAGGCAGGCATCATCTCGGTATATTCCTCAATGGAGGCCACAGAGGACTGGGATGGGGTCTTCTGGTGGGAAATGGTAGGTGACGTGCCAGCAGAGTGAGTCCGCTTTCGGAACCGATTGTCCAGATCTGCAGCACTGGCTGCTTCATCCCCTGTCAGGGCTGGGCTCGTGCCCAAGCCGGCTGCCGGGATGTAGCGGGGACCGTTGCCACTCCGAGGCAAAATGTAGTGACCATTGGGGGCCGTGAGGGTGGAGGCCCCCTTGCCTCCCATGCAGATGTAGTTGCTCAGCTCCTCCTCACCGCGGGCCGGCGGGGTGTGGCCCAGGGAATCCGGGGTGACACTGCGGAAGGAACTTCGGAAGTCGCAGGGACTGGAGCCATACTCATCAGAGGAGATGAAACCGCCATCACTGGGGGAACCGGACACGGAAGCACTAGACCGCCGTGGGAAGAGACAGTCCGAGGTGGAGCCGTGGCCACTGGTGCTACTGGACGATAGGCTGACCGGGCTGGTGGCGGAAGGCGAGCAGCGAGAAGAAGGCATGGGGATGGAGCGGCTGTGGTTGAGAGGAGGGTGCAGCCGGGAACTGCCGCGATGCCGGTGGGCATGGGTCCTGTTGGTGCTGGGACTCACAGGACTGCCGTCCACAGAGGCAGGGCGAGACATGGTGCCTTCGCCATCACTAGAGGCGCGGACCCGGAAGGAGCCCTGCTTCCCGCCCACCAAGCTGGCCGGGGAGGTGGCAGTGATGCTCTCTGTGCGCGAGCGGCGGGTCAGCCCCACCTGGCTGGGTGGAGGGTTGTTGAGGTGATGCCTGCGCAGGGGGACACTGATGG encodes:
- the IRS1 gene encoding insulin receptor substrate 1, with the protein product MASPPETDGFSDVRKVGYLRKPKSMHKRFFVLRAASEAGGPARLEYYENEKKWRHKSSAPKRSIPLESCFNINKRADSKNKHLVALYTRDEHFAIAADSEAEQDSWYQALLQLHNRAKGHHDGAAAPGAGGGGGSCSGSSGLGEAGEDLSYGDVPPGPAFKEVWQVILKPKGLGQTKNLIGIYRLCLTSKTISFVKLNSEAAAVVLQLMNIRRCGHSENFFFIEVGRSAVTGPGEFWMQVDDSVVAQNMHETILEAMRAMSDEFRPRSKSQSSSNCSNPISVPLRRHHLNNPPPSQVGLTRRSRTESITATSPASLVGGKQGSFRVRASSDGEGTMSRPASVDGSPVSPSTNRTHAHRHRGSSRLHPPLNHSRSIPMPSSRCSPSATSPVSLSSSSTSGHGSTSDCLFPRRSSASVSGSPSDGGFISSDEYGSSPCDFRSSFRSVTPDSLGHTPPARGEEELSNYICMGGKGASTLTAPNGHYILPRSGNGPRYIPAAGLGTSPALTGDEAASAADLDNRFRKRTHSAGTSPTISHQKTPSQSSVASIEEYTEMMPAYPPGGGSGGRVPSYRHSAFVPTHSYPEEGLEMHPLERRVGHHRPDTSNLHTDDGYMPMSPGVAPVPGSRKGSGDYMPMSPKSVSAPQQIINPIRRHPQRVDPNGYMMMSPSGSCSPDIGGGPSSGGSSGAAPSGSSYGKLWTNGVGGHHSHALPHPKLPVESSSGKLLSCTGDYMNMSPVGDSNTSSPSDCYCGPEDPQHKTVLSYYSLPRSFKHTQRPGELEEGARHQHLRLSSSSGRLLYAAAAEDSSSSTSSDSLGGGYCAARPEPGLPHLHHQVLQPHLPRKVDTAAQTNSRLARPTRLSLGDPKASTLPRAREQPQPQPQPPPPLLPPPEPKSPGEYVNIEFGSDQPGYLSGPGASHSSPSVRCPSQLQPAPREEETGAEEYMNMDLGPGRRAAWRESAGVQPGSMGPAPPGAASVCRPTRAVPSSRGDYMTMQMGCPRQSYVDTSPVAPISYADMRTGGGGLVEEASLPGAAAATPSSSSKASASPAAPQGAEELAARSSLLGGPQGPGGSSAFTRVNLSPNRNQSAKVIRADPQGCRRRHSSETFSSTPSATRAGNTVPFGAGAAAGGGGGGSSSTEDVKRHSSASFENVWLRPGELGGAPKELAQVCGAAGGLENGLNYIDLDLVKDFNQSPQERPAQPQPSPPPPPHQPLGRSESGSTSRSSEDLSAYASISFQKPPEDLQ